A window of the Rhizobium brockwellii genome harbors these coding sequences:
- a CDS encoding LysR family transcriptional regulator, which produces MDRLDAMTVLLAVVEQGSLSAASRHLRSPLATVSRKVSELEAHLNAQLLQRSNRKVMLTEAGRSYVEAAREILDRVEEAERTAAGEYSAPKGELTMTAPIVFGRLHVLPVVVDFLKAYPDINLRLMLGDRLSNLVEDHIDVALRIGNLPDSNLIATRLGAIRRTVYASPDYLTRHALPRHPGDLAGHDCVTFEGMTSMLSWTFIEGRHDLAVPIRSRLAVNTAEAAVDAAVAGLGVTRVLSYQAARAEMAGLLVPLLQDFEPPPAPVHLVYPAQGLVPLKLRALLDFATPRLRATLK; this is translated from the coding sequence ATGGACCGCCTCGACGCTATGACCGTGCTTCTTGCCGTTGTGGAACAGGGCAGCCTCTCGGCCGCCTCACGGCATCTACGATCCCCGCTCGCAACCGTCAGCCGCAAGGTTTCGGAGCTGGAAGCACATCTCAACGCCCAGCTGCTGCAACGGAGCAACCGGAAGGTCATGCTGACAGAGGCCGGCCGCTCCTATGTCGAGGCGGCACGGGAAATTCTCGATCGGGTGGAAGAGGCGGAACGGACGGCGGCCGGCGAATACAGCGCCCCGAAGGGCGAGCTGACGATGACCGCGCCGATCGTCTTCGGGCGGCTGCATGTCTTGCCGGTCGTCGTGGATTTCCTGAAAGCCTATCCCGATATCAATCTGCGGCTGATGCTTGGCGACCGGCTGTCGAACCTCGTCGAGGATCATATCGACGTGGCGCTGAGGATCGGCAACCTGCCTGATAGTAACCTGATCGCCACAAGGCTCGGCGCGATCCGCCGCACAGTCTATGCCAGCCCGGACTATCTCACACGGCACGCCCTCCCCCGGCATCCAGGCGATCTCGCCGGGCACGACTGCGTCACCTTCGAGGGTATGACCTCGATGCTGAGCTGGACATTCATTGAAGGGAGACATGATCTCGCGGTGCCGATCCGCTCGCGGCTTGCCGTCAACACCGCCGAGGCCGCGGTCGATGCGGCTGTCGCCGGCCTCGGCGTCACCCGCGTGCTCTCCTACCAGGCCGCACGCGCCGAGATGGCCGGCCTGCTGGTGCCGCTGCTCCAAGATTTCGAACCGCCGCCGGCGCCGGTGCATCTCGTCTATCCCGCGCAGGGACTGGTGCCCCTGAAACTGCGGGCGCTGCTCGATTTCGCGACGCCGCGCCTGCGCGCGACGCTGAAATAG